The following proteins are encoded in a genomic region of Dioscorea cayenensis subsp. rotundata cultivar TDr96_F1 chromosome 8, TDr96_F1_v2_PseudoChromosome.rev07_lg8_w22 25.fasta, whole genome shotgun sequence:
- the LOC120266745 gene encoding alpha-terpineol synthase, chloroplastic-like, protein MSKKRMPLTAVNNASLVKCKATDPSFTAVTVKSPEPPLRRSANYQPNKWDYNSIKSLDSAYVHVKTHATVPLEKLKEEVRCLLINQENKLVARLQLIDDVERLGLGHHFEEEIMHALTSISDKSDHVLEVMKEDLHAIALFFGLLRQHGLDVSQDIFSHFKGEKRSFRVSLQNDVQGLLSLYEASFLGFDGEKTLEEARDFTTEHLLNLIPCMHPHLKHKVERSSELPLHWRTPRLEARWYIDQYKNSENMNPSLLQLAKVDFNLVQSTHQNELKKMINWWKVLGLGERTTFARDRLVECFFYAVGIVFDPQHGFCREELTKVMTLITILDDVYDVYGSLDELQLFTRAVERWECDGSEDLPEYMKILYNSIYNSAEELANKIQKIEGLDAMPYIGKAEAEWHYSGYKPSLEEYLNNGWMSASGNVILVHVFLTSEQGKTKEGFQHLMNNPNLIKSSSMIFRLLNNIATSAVELERGDTPTSIHCYMIEYNMTEDQARKKVWNLIDKSWKELTEGLANCSPLSLFFGIAAMNLARVMHYVYQHGDGHGAPDQDKENQIKSLFFAPIKLEEHISLYDDHAHLTWI, encoded by the exons ATGAGCAAGAAGAGAATGCCATTAACTGCAGTAAATAATGCCTCACTTGTTAAATGCAAGGCCACTGATCCCTCGTTCACCGCGGTCACCGTCAAGTCACCAGAACCACCTTTAAGGCGGTCAGCTAATTACCAGCCGAACAAGTGGGATTACAACTCCATCAAGTCATTAGACAGTGCCTATGTTCAT GTTAAGACACATGCAACAGTACCACTAGAGAAGCTGAAGGAGGAGGTGAGATGcttattaatcaatcaagagaaCAAATTGGTGGCTAGACTTCAGTTGATTGATGATGTGGAACGACTTGGTCTAGGCCATCACTTTGAAGAAGAGATCATGCATGCACTTACTTCCATATCTGACAAGAGTGATCACGTTTTGGAAGTAATGAAAGAAGACCTCCATGCCATAGCTCTGTTCTTTGGATTGCTTAGGCAGCATGGACTTGATGTCTCTCAAG ATATATTCAGTCATTTCAAAGGTGAGAAGAGGAGTTTTAGGGTGTCCCTTCAGAATGATGTTCAGGggttgttgagtttgtatgaAGCTTCATTTCTGGGTTTTGATGGAGAGAAAACACTGGAGGAAGCTAGGGATTTCACTACTGAACATCTTCTTAATCTAATTCCATGCATGCATCCACATTTGAAGCACAAAGTGGAACGTTCATCGGAACTTCCATTACATTGGAGGACTCCAAGGTTGGAGGCGAGATGGTATATTGACCAATATAAGAACTCAGAAAACATGAATCCAAGTTTGCTTCAACTTGCCAAGGTTGACTTCAACCTGGTCCAGAGCACACACCAGAACGAACTCAAGAAAATGATAAA TTGGTGGAAAGTGTTGGGACTTGGAGAGAGAACAACCTTTGCAAGGGACAGGCTAGTAGAGTGTTTcttttatgcagttggaattgtgTTTGATCCACAGCATGGGTTCTGTAGAGAAGAACTCACAAAAGTTATGACTTTGATAACAATATTGGATGATGTTTATGATGTTTATGGATCATTGGATGAACTTCAGCTCTTTACTAGGGCAGTTGAAAGGTGGGAATGTGATGGGAGTGAAGACCTTCCAGAGTACATGAAGATATTGTACAATTCTATCTATAACAGTGCAGAGGAATTGGCtaataaaattcagaaaattgaGGGACTGGACGCTATGCCTTATATTGGAAAAGCT GAAGCAGAGTGGCATTACAGTGGTTATAAACCAAGCCTTGAGGAGTACCTTAACAATGGTTGGATGTCAGCGTCAGGGAATGTTATATTGGTACATGTGTTCTTGACATCAGAACAGGGGAAGACAAAGGAAGGATTTCAGCACTTGATGAACAACCCAAATCTCATCAAGTCTTCGTCCATGATCTTTAGACTTTTGAACAATATAGCGACATCTGCA GTAGAGTTAGAGAGAGGTGATACGCCAACATCCATACACTGCTACATGATTGAGTACAACATGACTGAAGATCAAGCACGTAAAAAAGTATGGAATCTGATTGACAAATCATGGAAAGAACTCACTGAAGGGCTTGCCAATTGCAGTCCACTATCACTTTTCTTTGGTATTGCGGCCATGAATCTTGCAAGGGTTATGCACTATGTATACCAGCATGGCGACGGCCATGGAGCTCCAGATCAGGACAAGGAGAACCAGATCAAATCTCTCTTCTTTGCGCCTATAAAGCTTGAGGAACACATTTCCTTATATGATGATCATGCTCATTTAACTTGGATTTGA